One window of the Labilibaculum sp. genome contains the following:
- a CDS encoding energy transducer TonB, which produces MKNILTILILFIGAQCALAQQDTTVYFKKHQPVPTIEEADFQVIVKKKNEKSSTMSELILLNGDWKLVVNRTIKVKDKNSYIVKYENKSFRRNFTKIPGGYQVEDYNYKRKLWRKGIATNLFPLLKHGQWMTYTDGILTGIDSYQLGVLTKSYITDGEKHFWPSNSYANADTLAQYKDHPSDLPTDLAEFVEYPKTCSKKGIGGCVLILFAVSEQGDPSDIHIFRGVEPNLNQAAAKAVQKCKGWKPAIKNGKPVKVYMIAPINFKLK; this is translated from the coding sequence ATGAAGAACATCCTTACCATTCTTATACTGTTTATCGGAGCTCAGTGCGCACTTGCACAACAAGACACTACTGTTTACTTTAAAAAACATCAGCCGGTACCAACTATTGAAGAAGCCGACTTTCAGGTAATCGTTAAGAAAAAAAATGAGAAAAGCTCAACTATGAGCGAGTTAATCTTACTAAATGGAGACTGGAAACTAGTCGTTAATCGTACCATTAAAGTAAAAGATAAGAACTCCTATATCGTGAAATACGAAAATAAATCGTTTAGGCGAAACTTTACAAAAATACCCGGAGGATATCAAGTTGAAGATTATAACTACAAAAGAAAACTCTGGCGGAAAGGAATTGCAACCAACTTATTCCCCTTACTAAAGCACGGACAATGGATGACTTATACCGATGGAATTCTTACTGGCATCGATTCTTATCAACTGGGAGTTTTAACTAAATCATATATTACTGATGGAGAAAAACATTTTTGGCCAAGCAACTCTTATGCTAATGCAGATACTTTAGCTCAATATAAAGATCATCCATCTGACTTACCAACCGACCTGGCAGAATTTGTAGAGTATCCGAAAACCTGCTCTAAAAAGGGAATTGGCGGTTGTGTTCTGATCCTTTTTGCTGTCTCGGAACAGGGAGATCCTTCCGACATCCATATTTTCAGAGGTGTTGAGCCAAATTTAAACCAAGCTGCGGCCAAAGCTGTACAAAAATGCAAAGGCTGGAAACCAGCCATAAAAAATGGAAAGCCAGTAAAAGTATACATGATCGCTCCAATTAATTTTAAGTTGAAATAA
- a CDS encoding CPBP family intramembrane glutamic endopeptidase, with product MLKGSLSHYSPLSQLMMSLLVVVGSFMLCMFAGSILAYLIFDVNIFTDATSLDINGASVNISVLKFYQSIYSTGMFIIPPFIIAWFVHNKVLTYLFLDKKSSFSKYLLATLTIVVALPAINLLADINSHLQLPEFLSGVEEWMRHSEDQAEIITKKFLLMETPFDLFMNLILIAVIPALGEELLFRGVIQRIFSNMTKNVHWGIIITAFLFAALHMQFFGLIPRMAMGILFGYLLVWTRSLWVPILAHLINNGMAVCMSYFINKGKLPEDIEKFGGNDASIWISGMISIAMLSVLLFSLYGLRERQSE from the coding sequence ATGCTAAAAGGATCATTGAGCCATTACTCCCCGCTTTCGCAATTAATGATGAGTCTACTTGTAGTAGTTGGTTCTTTTATGTTGTGCATGTTTGCCGGCAGTATACTGGCCTATCTTATTTTTGATGTCAATATCTTCACCGACGCGACAAGCCTGGATATAAATGGTGCTTCTGTGAACATTTCTGTTCTTAAATTTTATCAGTCGATCTACTCTACAGGTATGTTCATTATTCCCCCCTTTATTATTGCCTGGTTTGTGCATAACAAGGTATTGACCTATCTATTTTTAGACAAAAAATCTTCGTTTTCAAAATACCTGCTTGCAACACTAACAATTGTTGTTGCCTTGCCGGCGATTAATCTCCTTGCCGATATCAACTCACATTTGCAGCTGCCTGAATTTCTTTCGGGAGTGGAAGAATGGATGAGACATAGTGAAGACCAGGCCGAAATCATCACCAAGAAATTTTTGCTGATGGAAACGCCTTTTGATCTATTTATGAATTTGATTTTAATTGCGGTTATTCCGGCCTTGGGAGAAGAACTTTTGTTTCGGGGAGTTATTCAGCGAATCTTCTCGAACATGACTAAAAACGTGCATTGGGGAATCATTATAACAGCTTTTCTTTTCGCAGCTCTGCACATGCAATTCTTTGGTTTGATACCAAGAATGGCAATGGGAATTCTGTTTGGCTATCTACTGGTATGGACGAGAAGTTTATGGGTTCCTATTTTGGCGCATTTGATCAATAACGGAATGGCCGTTTGCATGTCTTATTTCATCAACAAGGGCAAACTACCCGAAGACATTGAAAAATTTGGAGGTAATGATGCAAGTATCTGGATCAGCGGAATGATTTCAATTGCAATGCTTTCAGTGCTGCTATTCAGCCTTTACGGATTGCGGGAAAGGCAAAGTGAGTGA